One Pygocentrus nattereri isolate fPygNat1 chromosome 12, fPygNat1.pri, whole genome shotgun sequence DNA window includes the following coding sequences:
- the LOC108413569 gene encoding gastrula zinc finger protein XlCGF57.1-like, whose protein sequence is MMSHVKEECEDIGVMEASGLKVENKGMEKGHIFQEYIKEEFKLEVEPFEEECAAQKSEQSSSDSLQQKDHLRIPTEEASECHMDVDEGMSSHQCSQCEWSFEHFTDLKQHEKTHTGENLFACSECGRSFTTSKNLKVHMIIHTVKKPFTCTYCGKGFSTSSYCKTHMMIHTGEKPFTCVQCGKSFLTSAHYKTHLMIHTGEKPFSCSDCGKVFLTSGHLKTHMMIHTGEKPFTCTQCGKSFVCFAELKAHQRIHTGERPFVCSECGKTFRVKRNLKFHLMIHTGEKPFSCSECRKTFSNSSHLKAHMKIHTGEKPFTCSQCGKSFFTSAHYKTHMAIHTGLKPFACSECGKGFSKTSDVKRHMMTHATEKPFTCSECGKGFLILSNLKTHMMIHTGEKPFSCTQCGAGFTTSSALAGHMYIHTGNKPHQCSQCEKSFVRVSELKLHLRIHTGERPFICSQCGKTFRVKRNLQLHVMIHTGEKPFSCSECGKAFSNASHLKSHIIIHTGEKPFTCPQCGKGFSTSTHYKNHMNTHTGEKPYTCTECGKRFSKSSDVKRHMMIHTGEKPFVCSKCGKGFSGSSHLKGHMVVHTREKLHNCSQCGKTYKSQKACQNHMMVHTQ, encoded by the coding sequence GACACATATTCCAAGAATACATTAAAGAGGAGTTCAAACTGGAAGTGGAGCCATTTGAGGAAGAATGTGCTGCACAAAAATCTGAACAAAGCTCCAGTGATTCCCTCCAGCAGAAAGATCACCTGAGAATTCCTACTGAAGAAGCCAGCGAATGCCACATGGATGTCGATGAAGGAATGAGTTCTCATCAGTGCTCTCAGTGTGAGTGgagttttgaacattttacagatttaaaacaacatgaaaaaacTCATACTGGAGAAAATCTGTTCGCCTGCTCTGAGTGTGGAAGAAGTTTTACAACATCAAAAAACCTCAAAGTCCACATGATCATACATACTGTGAAAAAGCCCTTCACCTGCACTTACTGCGGAAAAGGCTTTTCAACATCAAGCTACTGTAAAACCCACATGATGATTCATACTGGAGAAAAGCCTTTTACCTGCGTccagtgtgggaagagttttttGACCTCGGCGCACTATAAAACCCACCTGATGATTCATACTGGAGAGAAGCCTTTTAGCTGCTCCGATTGTGGAAAAGTTTTTTTAACATCAGGCCACCTTAAAACCCACATGATGATTCATACCGGAGAAAAGCCTTTTACCTGCACtcagtgtgggaagagttttgtttgtttcgCAGAGTTAAAAGCACACCAAAGGATTCACACTGGAGAAAGGCCTTTTGTCTGTTCTGAGTGTGGAAAGACATTTAGAGTAAAAAGAAACTTAAAATTCCACCTGATGATTCATACTGGAGAAAAGCCGTTCTCCTGCTCTGAGTGCAGAAAAACCTTTTCAAACTCAAGCCACCTGAAAGCCCATATGAAGATTCATACTGGAGAGAAGCCGTTTACCTGCTCtcagtgtggaaagagttttttTACATCAGCTCACTACAAAACCCACATGgcgattcatactggattaaaaccaTTTGCCTGCTCCGAGTGCGGAAAAGGTTTTTCAAAAACAAGCGATGTTAAAAGACACATGATGACTCATGCTACAGAAAAGCCTTTCACCTGCTCGGAGTGTGGAAAAGGTTTTTTAATTTTGAGCAACCTTAAAACCCACATGATGATTCATACTGGAGAAAAGCCTTTCAGCTGCACTCAGTGTGGGGCAGGTTTCACAACTTCGAGCGCTTTAGCAGGtcacatgtacatacatacgGGAAATAAACCCCATCAGTGCTCACAGTGCGAGAAGAGCTTTGTACGTGTTTCAGAGTTAAAACTACATCTAAGAATTCACACTGGAGAAAGACCCTTTATCTGTTCTCAGTGCGGAAAGACATTTAGAGTAAAGAGAAACCTTCAACTCCACGTTATGATTCATACGGGAGAAAAGCCGTTTTCCTGCTCCGAGTGCGGAAAAGCTTTTTCAAATGCAAGCCACCTGAAATCCCACATCATCATTCATACCGGAGAAAAGCCTTTTACCTGCCCTCAGTGTGGAAAAGGTTTTTCAACATCAACTCATTACAAAAACCACATGAACACTCATACTGGAGAAAAGCCGTACACCTGCACCGAGTGCGGAAAAAGATTTTCAAAATCGAGCGACGTTAAAAGACACATGATGATTCATACCGGAGAGAAGCCATTTGTCTGCTCAAAGTGCGGAAAAGGCTTCTCAGGATCAAGTCACCTTAAAGGCCACATGGTGGTTCATACACGGGAAAAGCTTCATAACTGCTCTCAGTGTGGAAAGACGTATAAGAGTCAGAAAGCATGCCAGAATCACATGATGGTTCACACACAGTGA